The segment ATAGTTGTATAACCAAATAAAAATCCAAATAAACCAGTTAATAGTGCTGCAAGCGGAATAATTAATACTTGTCATCACATTGAAATGGCATGTCCAATTACTTTTTTATTTTCGTATGTGGCCGTAAAAACGTGTGTCCCTAAGAATTGTAATATCATATACATAATGGCACCAAAAATCATGAAACCATTAATAGCGATATTAACAATTCCGACTCTTTCAGAGAAAATTCCTGAAATTGTACCTAAAATAAGAATGCAGAAAATAAACACAAATGTAGAAACTAAAGGTCCTCAAGGCATCTTAATTTACTCCTATCATTTTTGTTCATTTTGCATTAATTAAAGCAATAAATGAATGGTAAGCTTCTTCTTTGTAAGCTTTATATATTTTCTTAGCTTCGTGCTTGTTGTTTAAATAAACATTTTTAGCATCCCTATAATTATTAATTCCTAATTGTTGTAGTTTTTCATAGAAATTAAATTTCTCAATTGACATTTGATTGTAAATATCTAATCTTTCTTCATTTGTGCTTGCTTGTTTTGCTTGTTGGTGCATTTTATCGACATACTTATCATATTCTTTGCGTATTTTACTTGCGCTAGATGATATTTTAAGGTGTTCTACTCTTAAAGTCATAAGTCTTCCTCAATTATCTTTTCTATTTTTTCAGATAATTTGATGAAACTCTTTAAATTTGTGTCAAAACTCTTTTCGAGTTATCAAGTATGAATATTTAATTAGTGTTTTTATAGGTCTAAATTTCAAGAACATCACTGACATTGCACCTAAGAATAAAATAAGACTTGGTACAAGTTGATAAAACTCGCTATCAACTGTTCTTATTCCACCTACAAGTGCTAATAAGTCTTTTGCAATGTAAATAAATGAGTATAAAAATGAAGTGAAGATAACTCCAATAGGACCATTTAAAGCAAGAAGAGAAATTGCAATTGAATCAAACGCAATTAAAATTGGTTGACTGACAATTTTGTCACTAATTCCATTTTCAATAAATAAGAAATAGAAAAATCCAGCTATTCCGTTAAGCGCTCCTGAAATACCAAACACTAAAACACACATTAATTTTTCATTAATTCCTACATATTGAGCATTTGAAGGATTAAGTCCAACAAGTTTGATTTTGTATCCAATGGTTGTTCTTGAATAAATAAAGAAAATTGATAGTGCCACTAAAATAAAAGCAACAATTCCAATAATCATAAAATTAAAACTAATTTCATTGCTTACTGAAACAACTAACCCTGAAGGTCCAATGCTTTCAACTTCACCAAACACTTTGTTTTTATGAAGAGTCATTCAACCAGCAATAAAAGAAATAATTCAGTTAAGGAAAATGGTTGAAATAACTTCGTGAACTCTAAAGAAAGCTTTTAGAACCCCTGAAATTGCTGCTGTCATAAAT is part of the Mycoplasmopsis gallinacea genome and harbors:
- a CDS encoding ABC transporter permease, whose product is MKQILEQFESFRRKMIFPDKKENRRKAYSEIWAIIFGLIIVSVIFYLTKIIQNPSTAFNKLNPFWLFIHILKEPFDKLFNYPENKGILMYFIIFGFSGLAVSFGFKCGYFNIGGPGQMTLPAVVMFAIYLSINRNGEPLSMSFLLSMLFLSIFIGFMTAAISGVLKAFFRVHEVISTIFLNWIISFIAGWMTLHKNKVFGEVESIGPSGLVVSVSNEISFNFMIIGIVAFILVALSIFFIYSRTTIGYKIKLVGLNPSNAQYVGINEKLMCVLVFGISGALNGIAGFFYFLFIENGISDKIVSQPILIAFDSIAISLLALNGPIGVIFTSFLYSFIYIAKDLLALVGGIRTVDSEFYQLVPSLILFLGAMSVMFLKFRPIKTLIKYSYLITRKEFWHKFKEFHQIIWKNRKDNWGRLMTLRVEHLKISSSASKIRKEYDKYVDKMHQQAKQASTNEERLDIYNQMSIEKFNFYEKLQQLGINNYRDAKNVYLNNKHEAKKIYKAYKEEAYHSFIALINAKWTKMIGVN